The following are encoded together in the Vigna unguiculata cultivar IT97K-499-35 chromosome 2, ASM411807v1, whole genome shotgun sequence genome:
- the LOC114173479 gene encoding cysteine desulfurase, mitochondrial, giving the protein MTSKLIASNLRHHLTKSAKILRPQFLSTAVEAAVPEQDGDSSSGMTMKGVRISGRPLYLDVQATSPMDPRVVDAMLPFYLSRFGNPHSRTHFYGWESDEAVEHARAQVASLIGASPKEIIFTSGATESNNISVKGVMHFYKDKKRHVITTQTEHKCVLDSCRHLQQEGFDVTYLPVESDGLIDLEKLRAAIRPDTGLVSVMAVNNEIGVVQPVEEIGRICKEFNVPFHTDAAQALGKIPIDVDKWNVSLMSLSGHKVYGPKGVGALYLRRRPRIRVEPQMNGGGQERGIRSGTVPTPLVVGMGAACEVAKNEMEYDEKRISSLQQRLLNGIREKLDGVVVNGSLERRYVGNLNLSFAYVEGESLLMGLKEVAVSSGSACTSASLEPSYVLRALGVEEDMAHTSIRFGIGRFTTEAEIDRAVKLTVQQVEKLREMSPLYEMVKEGINIKDIQWAQH; this is encoded by the coding sequence ATGACCTCTAAGTTAATTGCTTCCAATCTCCGTCACCACCTCACAAAATCAGCCAAAATCCTTCGGCCCCAGTTTCTCTCCACGGCTGTGGAGGCGGCGGTGCCAGAACAAGATGGGGACAGCTCTTCGGGAATGACTATGAAGGGCGTTCGAATCTCCGGAAGACCCCTCTATCTGGACGTCCAGGCAACGTCTCCGATGGACCCGCGTGTAGTTGACGCCATGCTGCCTTTCTATCTCTCTCGTTTTGGAAACCCTCACTCTCGCACCCACTTCTACGGCTGGGAATCGGACGAGGCCGTGGAACACGCGCGCGCTCAGGTGGCGTCCCTCATAGGCGCGTCCCCTAAGGAGATAATCTTCACCTCCGGTGCGACAGAATCCAACAACATCTCCGTCAAGGGCGTCATGCATTTCTACAAGGACAAGAAACGGCACGTGATAACCACCCAGACGGAGCACAAGTGCGTGCTCGATTCCTGCCGCCACCTCCAGCAGGAAGGTTTCGATGTCACCTATCTTCCGGTTGAGTCTGACGGGTTGATTGATTTGGAGAAGCTTAGGGCTGCGATTAGGCCCGATACGGGGCTTGTTTCGGTGATGGCGGTGAACAATGAAATTGGAGTAGTTCAGCCGGTGGAGGAAATTGGTAGAATTTGCAAGGAGTTTAATGTGCCGTTTCACACTGATGCGGCTCAGGCGTTGGGGAAGATTCCGATTGATGTGGATAAGTGGAATGTGAGTTTGATGTCGTTGAGTGGGCATAAGGTTTATGGTCCTAAGGGAGTTGGGGCTTTGTATCTACGTCGGAGGCCAAGGATTCGGGTTGAGCCTCAGATGAACGGAGGTGGCCAAGAGAGGGGGATTCGGAGTGGTACTGTTCCCACTCCTTTGGTTGTGGGCATGGGTGCGGCGTGCGAGGTGGCTAAAAACGAGATGGAGTATGATGAGAAGAGGATTTCTAGTTTGCAACAAAGACTCCTTAATGGGATTAGAGAGAAGCTTGATGGGGTGGTGGTGAATGGGAGCTTGGAGAGGCGCTATGTGGGGaatttaaatttgtcttttGCGTATGTTGAAGGGGAGAGTTTGCTCATGGGGTTGAAGGAGGTGGCTGTGTCCAGTGGCAGTGCCTGCACTAGTGCTAGCCTGGAGCCTTCGTATGTTTTGAGGGCGTTGGGAGTGGAGGAGGACATGGCTCACACTTCTATTAGGTTTGGAATTGGGAGGTTCACTACCGAGGCTGAAATTGACAGAGCAGTGAAGCTCACTGTTCAGCAGGTTGAGAAATTGAGGGAAATGAGTCCGCTGTATGAAATGGTCAAGGAAGGGATCAACATCAAGGATATTCAATGGGCGCAGCACTGA